A region from the Triticum aestivum cultivar Chinese Spring chromosome 3D, IWGSC CS RefSeq v2.1, whole genome shotgun sequence genome encodes:
- the LOC123075128 gene encoding mitochondrial proton/calcium exchanger protein isoform X1: MGSKAIFRGRNCIIWRLSCQKNRTSVTININILGNNGMSDYVHSGKSASDHYKTNKGAGLESLAKHQLLRDLVDSGSRKGRHDVILPLRSSAMWQTLRFASTNAARRPEFDSGNEQEDDQDRQQEKDVLTEDCVDSTAEIRPAKAKPGAKNAEQSSVKQKFWETVPVIGPAMKRAASMSSHKKDEFFSTLQHYWLGLRLLWLDVRISSRLLLKLANGKRLSRRERGQLTRTTADIFKLVPFSVFVVVPFMELLLPVFLRMFPNMQPSTFKDRMKEQEALKRKLKARMEYAKFLQDIVKEMAKEVKYTRSGEIKQRAEDIDQFIKKVRTGMHVDNGEILGFAKLFSDELTLDNMSRPRLVNMCKYMGIQPYGTSNYLRFMLRRKLKCIKDDDILIQREGVASLSEHELRQACRERGHLGLLPVDEMREELQDWLDLSLYCEVPSSLLILSRAFTFSGKMKPEDVAATLSSLPDNIFGSVGLSLPSEDALSARKRKLEFLKMQDKLIKEEENEQEGMVDKDVPFNKFSVKEAGDLAKKRMLEKQKELCKVSQALALLSSASSTSKEHQEFLSIVHREIELYNSLREGSTAEDANEAYVAAKGSRSAKSSVSSALMKKINGMLKELTKEIHDVDTAIGDGWQLLDRDHDGKVTSEEVAAAAAYLKHNLDSSGIEELIGSLSKDKDGKILVEDIVKLGTQAEEAEPNDE, translated from the exons ATGGGCTCAAAAGCGATCTTTCGAGGAAGAAACTGTATCATATGGAGATTGAGCTGCCAGAAGAATCGAACGTCTGTTACCATCAATATTAACATTCTTGGTAATAATGGCATGTCAGATTATGTCCATTCAGGGAAGTCGGCTTCAGATCATTATAAAACTAATAAAGGGGCTGGATTGGAAAGTTTGGCTAAACATCAGCTGTTACGTGATTTAGTTGACAGTGGTTCGAGGAAAGGAAGGCACGATGTTATTTTACCATTGCGATCTAGTGCTATGTGGCAGACTCTTCGGTTTGCAAGCACTAATGCAGCTAGAAGACCCGAGTTTGACAGTGGCAATGAACAGGAGGACGATCAAGATAGGCAGCAAGAGAAAGACGTGTTAACGGAAGACTGTGTGGACTCTACAGCAGAAATACGTCCTGCCAAAGCCAAACCCGGAGCTAAGAATGCGGAACAGTCCTCTGTGAAACAGAAGTTCTGGGAAACTGTTCCTGTGATTGGCCCTGCAATGAAAAGAGCAGCTTCCATGAGCAG TCACAAGAAGGACGAGTTCTTTTCAACCTTGCAGCACTACTGGCTTGGATTGCGACTGCTGTGGCTAGATGTTAGGATTTCGTCCAGATTATTGCTGAAGCTAGCCAATGGGAAAAGACTCTCCAGAAGAGAGAGGGGCCAGCTGACCCGTACAACTGCGGACATATTCAAGCTGGTCCCCTTTTCGGTTTTTGTCGTAGTGCCATTCATGGAACTTTTGTTGCCTGTGTTTCTAAGGATGTTCCCAAACATGCAACCGTCAACATTCAAGGACAGGATGAAAGAACAG GAGGCACTAAAAAGGAAACTCAAAGCAAGGATGGAATATGCCAAGTTTCTACAGGACATTGTGAAGGAAATGGCAAAAGAAGTGAAGTATACACGTAGTGGAGAGATTAAGCAAAGGGCGGAGGATATTGATCAGTTCATTAAGAAA GTAAGGACTGGTATGCATGTTGATAATGGTGAAATATTGGGTTTTGCGAAATTATTCAGTGATGAGCTAACCTTGGATAATATGAGCAG GCCACGTTTAGTAAATATGTGCAAGTATATGGGGATCCAGCCATATGGGACAAGCAATTATTTGCGCTTTATGCTCAGAAGAAAACTAAAATG CATAAAAGATGACGATATATTAATACAGAGAGAAGGTGTAGCCTCTCTCAGTGAACATGAACTCCGTCAGGCCTGCAGGGAGAGAGGCCACCTCGGTTTGCTTCCAGTAGACGAGATGCGTGAAGAG CTGCAAGATTGGTTGGACCTGTCTCTCTACTGTGAAGTGCCATCTTCTCTCCTTATACTATCCAG AGCCTTCACATTTTCTGGCAAGATGAAGCCTGAGGATGTTGCAGCTACACTATCATCCCTTCCTGACAACATATTCGGTAGTGTGGGTCTTAGCTTGCCATCTGAAGATGCTCTTTCAGCTAGGAAGAGGAAGTTGGAGTTCTTGAAAATGCAAGATAAACTTATCAAG GAAGAGGAAAATGAACAAGAGGGCATGGTGGACAAGGATGTGCCGTTCAATAAATTCAGTGTCAAGGAAGCTGGTGATCTGGCAAAAAAGAGAATGCTAGAGAAACAGAAAGAGCTTTGCAAAGTTAGTCAGGCATTAGCTCTTTTGTCTTCTGCATCG TCAACTAGCAAGGAGCATCAAGAATTCCTAAGCATTGTGCACAGAGAG ATAGAATTGTACAACTCACTGCGTGAAGGTTCGACAGCAGAGGATGCTAATGAGGCGTACGTAGCTGCTAAGGGGAGTAGATCTGCAAAAAGTTCAGTATCGTCAGCACTCATGAAAAAG ATAAATGGCATGCTCAAGGAACTGACAAAGGAAATCCATGATGTAGACACGGCCATCGGTGATGGATGGCAGCTTCTCGACAG GGATCATGACGGTAAGGTGACGTCGGAGGAGGTGGCAGCCGCGGCCGCGTACCTGAAGCACAACTTGGACAGTTCAGGCATCGAGGAGCTCATCGGGAGCCTCTCCAAAGATAAAG ACGGGAAGATCCTGGTTGAGGACATCGTGAAGCTTGGCACACAAGCTGAGGAGGCAGAGCCCAACGACGAATGA
- the LOC123080076 gene encoding BTB/POZ and TAZ domain-containing protein 3, protein MAPLESGSSQLFFDSSAIDGPFDVYECGTLAGTRVVPDPPPPGTSYGKQRSSRNAKKARRVHGSEEVEDCWNRLFLEGYQADVRVSTGDGSQILSHSCILGIRSPVLRSMLEEARIEHGFRNILISGVPSEAVRVFIRFLYSSRFEQGEMKKYALHLLVLSHVFSVQSLKIVCTDQLERFFLAPDNVVDVLQLARLCDAPRLSLICTRMIVGDFKTISLSEGWKVMRRANPSLEQELLEFLVEVDTRRQERAKRMEEKKVYLQLYEAMEALVHICRDGCRTIGPWDQKLKGSQVVCKFPACKGIELLVRHFSACKKRVPRGCANCKRMWQLLELHSRMCSTPDTCRVPLCRHFKDKIWHRSKKEEIKWNILVCKVLESNATSTSILKMRKTSSLMPNETWHIVQQ, encoded by the exons ATGGCGCCCCTGGAGTCAGGCTCCTCACAGCTCTTCTTCGACAGCAGTGCGATCGACGGCCCGTTCGATGTCTACGAGTGCGGTACCTTGGCAGGCACCAGAGTCGTGCCAGATCCACCTCCACCTGGAACCTCTTATGGCAAGCAGAGAAGTTCCAGGAATGCTAAAAAGGCTCGTCGTGTTCATGGCTCTGAGGAGGTCGAGGACTGCTGGAACAGGCTATTCTTGGAAGGATATCAAGCCGATGTCCGCGTATCGACGGGCGATGGCAGCCAGATCTTATCGCATTCGTGCATTCTT GGCATCAGATCTCCGGTTCTGAGAAGTATGTTGGAAGAAGCTAGAATTGAACATGGTTTCAGAAACATCCTGATTTCCGGTGTCCCATCAGAAGCAGTCCGTGTCTTCATCAGATTTCTGTATTCTTCACG CTTTGAGCAGGGTGAGATGAAGAAGTATGCCCTTCATTTGCTCGTACTCTCTCATGTTTTCTCGGTACAATCGCTGAAGATCGTCTGCACCGACCAGCTCGAGAGGTTTTTTCTTGCTCCTGATAACGTGGTGGACGTTCTACAACTGGCTAGACTCTGTGACGCACCAAGGCTCTCGCTCATCTGTACCCGTATGATCGTTGGAGATTTCAAGACCATCTCTCTGTCAGAAGGGTGGAAAGTGATGAGACGGGCCAACCCAAGCCTGGAGCAAGAGCTTCTTGAGTTTCTTGTTGAAGTGGACACA AGAAGGCAAGAAAGAGCTAAAAGGATGGAGGAAAAGAAGGTTTATCTTCAGTTGTATGAAGCTATGGAAGCTCTTGTTCATATATGCCGAGACGGTTGTAGGACGATTGGCCCCTGGGATCAGAAACTCAAGGGCAGTCAGGTTGTTTGCAAGTTTCCTGCCTGCAAGGGCATCGAGTTGCTCGTGCGCCATTTCTCGGCATGCAAAAAACGTGTGCCTCGTGGCTGCGCCAACTGCAAGCGCATGTGGCAGCTTCTTGAGCTGCATTCTCGAATGTGTTCCACACCAGACACCTGCAGGGTTCCTCTATGCAG GCATTTTAAGGATAAAATATGGCATCGGAGCAAGAAAGAAGAAATCAAATGGAACATATTGGTGTGTAAGGTCCTAGAGAGCAATGCAACAAGCACATCCATCCTAAAAATGAGGAAAACATCATCCTTGATGCCGAATGAAACTTGGCATATAGTTCAACAGTAA
- the LOC123075128 gene encoding mitochondrial proton/calcium exchanger protein isoform X2, with protein MEYAKFLQDIVKEMAKEVKYTRSGEIKQRAEDIDQFIKKVRTGMHVDNGEILGFAKLFSDELTLDNMSRPRLVNMCKYMGIQPYGTSNYLRFMLRRKLKCIKDDDILIQREGVASLSEHELRQACRERGHLGLLPVDEMREELQDWLDLSLYCEVPSSLLILSRAFTFSGKMKPEDVAATLSSLPDNIFGSVGLSLPSEDALSARKRKLEFLKMQDKLIKEEENEQEGMVDKDVPFNKFSVKEAGDLAKKRMLEKQKELCKVSQALALLSSASSTSKEHQEFLSIVHREIELYNSLREGSTAEDANEAYVAAKGSRSAKSSVSSALMKKINGMLKELTKEIHDVDTAIGDGWQLLDRDHDGKVTSEEVAAAAAYLKHNLDSSGIEELIGSLSKDKDGKILVEDIVKLGTQAEEAEPNDE; from the exons ATGGAATATGCCAAGTTTCTACAGGACATTGTGAAGGAAATGGCAAAAGAAGTGAAGTATACACGTAGTGGAGAGATTAAGCAAAGGGCGGAGGATATTGATCAGTTCATTAAGAAA GTAAGGACTGGTATGCATGTTGATAATGGTGAAATATTGGGTTTTGCGAAATTATTCAGTGATGAGCTAACCTTGGATAATATGAGCAG GCCACGTTTAGTAAATATGTGCAAGTATATGGGGATCCAGCCATATGGGACAAGCAATTATTTGCGCTTTATGCTCAGAAGAAAACTAAAATG CATAAAAGATGACGATATATTAATACAGAGAGAAGGTGTAGCCTCTCTCAGTGAACATGAACTCCGTCAGGCCTGCAGGGAGAGAGGCCACCTCGGTTTGCTTCCAGTAGACGAGATGCGTGAAGAG CTGCAAGATTGGTTGGACCTGTCTCTCTACTGTGAAGTGCCATCTTCTCTCCTTATACTATCCAG AGCCTTCACATTTTCTGGCAAGATGAAGCCTGAGGATGTTGCAGCTACACTATCATCCCTTCCTGACAACATATTCGGTAGTGTGGGTCTTAGCTTGCCATCTGAAGATGCTCTTTCAGCTAGGAAGAGGAAGTTGGAGTTCTTGAAAATGCAAGATAAACTTATCAAG GAAGAGGAAAATGAACAAGAGGGCATGGTGGACAAGGATGTGCCGTTCAATAAATTCAGTGTCAAGGAAGCTGGTGATCTGGCAAAAAAGAGAATGCTAGAGAAACAGAAAGAGCTTTGCAAAGTTAGTCAGGCATTAGCTCTTTTGTCTTCTGCATCG TCAACTAGCAAGGAGCATCAAGAATTCCTAAGCATTGTGCACAGAGAG ATAGAATTGTACAACTCACTGCGTGAAGGTTCGACAGCAGAGGATGCTAATGAGGCGTACGTAGCTGCTAAGGGGAGTAGATCTGCAAAAAGTTCAGTATCGTCAGCACTCATGAAAAAG ATAAATGGCATGCTCAAGGAACTGACAAAGGAAATCCATGATGTAGACACGGCCATCGGTGATGGATGGCAGCTTCTCGACAG GGATCATGACGGTAAGGTGACGTCGGAGGAGGTGGCAGCCGCGGCCGCGTACCTGAAGCACAACTTGGACAGTTCAGGCATCGAGGAGCTCATCGGGAGCCTCTCCAAAGATAAAG ACGGGAAGATCCTGGTTGAGGACATCGTGAAGCTTGGCACACAAGCTGAGGAGGCAGAGCCCAACGACGAATGA